TGCGTCTTTctgcaaccccattttgttcaggtgtacCAGGAGCTGTGTATTTGGGGGTTATACCCTTCAACTAAGAAATCGGGCAAATGGTCCTTCACTTTACCCTACATCAGTATATCTACCATAATATTCACCCCTTCTATCAGATCTCACAGTTTTAATATTTCTGTCTAACTTATTTTCAACTTCAGCACAGAACACTTCAGAAGCATTTAAAGCATcaggtttttcttttaataagtagacataacaatatcgtgagtaatcatcaatgaaggtgatgaaatatttttcaccagtTATACAAGGATCAAAATAGCCACAAATGTCAGTGTGTATCAATTCCAGAAATGAATTTGTCCTTTTGGCAAcaactttatttgtcttagattgcttacctttgatgcaatctatacaagtggtgaaatcagtgaagtctagatttgacaatatttgatgcttcactaacctctccattctaggtctagaaatatgacctaaacgtctatgccatagggatgaggaatcatcattgttggatttacgctttgatccaacattcacatgcagtgcaagaatggatttagaaaaattagaatccaaattaagtttataaagactatcacataaatatccagtgcaaactagattggtgtctttaaaaacattcacaaccttatcaccaaaattaaacttaaaaccttcataatcaagtctcgataatgaaactaaatttctagaaatagaaggaacGTAAAGAGTATGCATAAGGTCCAACTGGAATCCGGTGTCCAAAATGAGTTTATAAGTGCTGATGGATCAAACTTCAGACTTTTGTCGATTTCCCATGTAGACGACACTTtcactttgatttggttttcggGTTGTAAGAAAGCCCTGCATAGATTTAGAAATATGAACAGTTGCTTCTGAATCAATCCACCAAGTATTACAAGGAACATCaacaagattggtttgaaaacatactgggatagaatcattacccttcttttcgaaCCAAGTCTTGCGTTTCTGACAGTCTTTCTGAAGGTGTCCTACTTTCTTACAGAAGAAACACTTCAACTtgtcagttttcttttccttgtcatcagactttggattggaggctttctttaatgcattgttctttttaaaattccctctcttccttttattctggttggatacaaaattgaCCTCCTGACCTCCCTCGTCATtcaatctcctttcctcttGGATGCACATACTCTGAAGTTCATTCAGAGTCcacttatctttatttgtattgtagtggatcttgaatgctccaaaacgaggaggaagtgaagtcaGAATGATTTGGATAAGGCAACCTTCATTCATTATCAATTCGAGGGGTTTTAGTTGTGCACAGATACTTGCCATTTTAGAGATATGGTCCCTTATCCCATTAGTACCAATATACTTCATTGTTACTAGTTTGGTCATCAAAGTCCCAGCCAAAGATTTATCAGCAGTAGCAAAACGATTCTCTACATTGATTAGGTATTCCTTTGCATTTTCAGAAGTtggtatggagcttttgatagtCTTGCTAATCGTCTTCTTGATATATAAAAGGCAAAGACGGTTGGAACGCTCCCACCAATTATGTAATGTAACATCATCATCAGTGCTCTCATCAGTGAGAGCAGCAGGTTTCTCATCACCCAAGGCATAATCATGATCCATGGCAGCAAGTTAATAAATAAGTTCTTCATGCCAGTCATTAAAGTTTGATCCATTCAAAAGTGGCATGTTATTTGAAATAGGGATAGGTGTTGAACCTATGAATAAGAGTAAATAATACATGCATATTAATCATCATGCTTTGAGTTTCAGTActagaatattaaaattctagaaaagtAACCTATTGCATCATTGCAATCTATCCTGTGGGATCGAGATAGTAACATGCTAATGGTTCACTTTACATTAGGGTAAAAAATTTAAGTCAtcaaaatggtcaaataagatGTATACCTGTGGATATTCCCATCCCATTTAACTATTAAACTATCATATATAGATCAACGCAGTCAATCAAGAACGTATACCTACGGATATTCCCATTCTATTTTGACTGTTACATAACGATCATCATAAGAccctaaagtttgaaatttaaattgaatgtgtgaTACGATTATGTTTAAGGccaacatatataattattgtgatcAAGAAAAATGTGTACCTATTGATTCTCCTATTCAActtaatcacataatcattgatgccccaaacgcatttaaaattgagaattatacactttcaatttaaatttaacagAAATTGTCATCCAAGCATCATAGGTATtctaaaataatgcataaagacatagacaacatctatttctatctatttctaccataaaagtattcaaaaaaaaaaaaatagaaattcagTTAGTAATATAGAGCATAAGTAGAAATAGATGTACAGTCCATGAAATATGTACAAACTTAAGTAGAGAGTACAAAGAAACCATATCTATTATGATTAGAATAAGAAATAAGGCATGAAGAGAAGATGGGCTTACATAAtgggtttatttcattaaatctcATAATATGGACTTTCATAATGGGTTTAGTNNNNNNNNNNNNNNNttttttttttttttttaagtagggtgccacaaacccaaaaccctaaattacattatacaaaataaatccTTAGATAAAGTATAAcaaataaaccctaatttacaATTAGAGTTTAAATCTTTTCAATACTTGTGAGTCCCATGCAAATAACATAAAGGAGATTTTGCAATTGTCCGTATAATATTGGTCATGAATCATATGTattaatatcaaaattaatacAATTCATCCCATTCAGGCCGATCCGATCAATCGGATCATACTAACATAATATGGGTCAagtactgttcatgaacagtatCGTGAACAACAATACTCAGTCTTAAGCAACAGCACCGTGTACTATTCATGATAGTGCCGTGAACAGTAATTGACACTGTTCATAAACAGTGCCATGAACAGTAATCAgcactgttcatgaacagtgcTATGAACAGTATCGACGCTATTGAACCTAACCCCACCCAACTActttaacaaaaaaatggatattGTTCATGAACAGTACCAAATACTATTCTTGAACAGTACTCTTCATGTGATTCAAAGACGTATTGGTGTaaccttgctctgataccatttgaaggatgttattcCTACTAATAACAACATATAGGATCTTaccatacaatcattgaatcacaaaattaaatTATAAGGGTCGGCGtataccgttcaccatcgactgtgaagaatttacTGTCATTATGTTCTTTTTGTATCTTTATTCCTGCAATCCCAATCACGAACATAATGGATCCTCTAGGTTTCTTCCACTAGctcccttaatgctctcttggtgatggaacTAATAATGAGATTGACGTTAAGgtaggaggaggacctagagttCTATTAAATAAAGTTTTGCACATTCCCATCAAGGTATgcaaatagggtaggactctttTCCCTAATTTGACGAGGAGTGagttttttatttggaatctAATTCTATGAGATTACTATCGGTCAattacctaattggtatatgagacaataatagagaatattctagaGAATATTCTTACATTTGACACACCCAAATCTGTCATGCTTCTGCAAAAGTCATGCTTCATCttgaataatattttaatttgtcaTCATATTTGCACTATTCTTGTAAGTATGGTTCTTTTCGACTTCTATAAGCTTCTGTTCCAGAACATCCATAATCCAATAATACCTCACATTAACATGCTTCGACTTGTAATGGGAACTTATATTCTTACTCAAGTGGACTGCCATAGTGAATAATGTACTTATCTTGCTTCAAACCTAGTTCATGAAGAAACCACTTCATTCACAACATCTCCTTGTAAGCTTCTACTGCAGTAATATACTCAGCTTCTGCAGTTGATAATGCCATTAGAACTTGGACTGCCATGACATTGCTCCCCCGGCAAAGTAAATAGATACCCTGATGTAGACTCCCTTGAATCAATGTCACCTCTAAATCTGTATCTACGTATCTCTGTAACACATGTTTGTCACCTCCAAAATACAAACATGCATTGGATGAACCTTTGAGATATCTCATAATCCATTTAACTGCTTCCCGGTGCTCTTTGCTAGGATTGTAAAAAATCAGTTTACAATTCCAACTGCATGGCAATGTCAGGTTTTGTACACACCATAACATACATTAAACTTCCTACAGTTGCTGTGTAGGGAATTTTCTTCATCTCTGTTATTTCTTGCTTAGTTGAAGGGCTCTGCTCATTGCCTCAACTTGAAGTGGCTTGCAAGTGAGGAACTGATTGACTTTGCTTTATCCATATTGAACATTTCAAACATATTTTGTATATACCTTTCTTGTGATAGTTAAATTTTACCTACTTTTCTATCACGAGATGATCTTCATGCCTAAGATTTGTTGTGCTAGTCTCAAGTCCTTTATGTCAAAGGACTTGCTCAATTCTTTCTTCAACCTGTCAATATTTCTGATGTCTTTTCCAACCATGaacaaacaacaaacaacaacaatcaaaaccttatcccaatttaatggggttggttacatggGGATACCAAACAAGGACGAGCGGAAGGATCTATACAAAAAGATTAATAGGTTATGGTTAATCATAATAAGTGACAGCCGTCAACCTGACGCAcaactacaaatcagccacaggcttataacgacatactataataaggtaccaaCTATCTACCTGATGTACCATATAGATCAGTTAAGCCAAtgcgtcctacatgcattatgTTTACCACCAAGATAAGTCATCATCCAACCTACTTTCATAAAAGGAGGAATAAGATAACGAAATCTTGATAACCTCGCTAAGTATGAAAGTAACATGCACCACTAATACAAAGAAAGTGGATATATGCATCATAttccaagccacctcacaccaccaCAAGGGTAGGCAAGAGAAggaatgagagtgaaggggcaacatctttccatccaattAGGTAAGCAACAAACGAACCAATtccatgctcttgacaaaggcacttttggcccatcgcaaTCCATAGAGGTATTCgagcatagtggttcaatacacaagtaAAGAACCCATTACCACAAGAAAATCAATTTGCCACTCAAGTGCATTATGTCCACTACTGACACAATCatccaccaaacctactacaatgtaacaaggatttggtagaagaaaactTGATAGCCCCGTTAAGCACAAGCCTTAGGTGGATTAACTAAATCATAAGTGTGATTCTTATGCAAAGAATCCATCTCATCTTGCATAGCTCTTAACGACTTAGCCTTATATTCATTGGCCTTTGCTTCTGTAAAGTATTCTGGTTCACCTGCATTTGTTAGTGTAATATATTGGTCGGGTGGATACATAGTTGAATGTTAACGCTCTCTTGTAGATCTTCTCAATTAAGGTTCAATTGGGGCCTCTTGAGGGAGCTACTCCCCATAATCATCATCACTTGCATCATTTATATGAACATCACTATCACCATCTTGTATTTGGAATTTCTGCTTCTGATCACCTTCTTTTCAATTGGATCCCATATCATTTATATGAACATCACTATCACCATCTTGTATTTGGGATTTCTGCTTTTGATCACCTTCTTTTCAATTGGATCCCATAACCGATAACCAACTTGTCATCTACATATCCCAATAAGATACATTGTTTTGCCGTGTCATCAAGCTTGAACCGCTCCTTTTGAAACATGCATAATTGCCCTGCAACCAAATACCTTCAAATGATCATAGAAAACATCTTTCCTACTCCACTCATTTTTAGGAACATCTCTATTCAAAGGGGATGATGGAGATAAATTAATCAAGTAAACAGTAGTACGAATAGCTTCTCCCTAGTAACACTGTGTCAACTTTTCCTGTGAGAGCATACACCTGATTCATTGTGCAattccttctttcttcatcACCATTATGTTGTAGGGCCTTGGGAACTATCTGCTCTTGCCGAATATTATGATCATTGCAATACTTCTCAAATAGACTACTGTACTCACCACCATTATTTGTACGAATTCATTTGAGAGGTTTCCTGTTTGTCTTTCAACCATAGCATGAGAATTTTTAAACACATCTAAAACTTGGTATTTAGTTTTCAAAGTATATACCCACGTTTTTCTAGAAGCATCATCTATGAAAGTGACAAAACAAGAAGCGTCACTAAGTGTTTTCACTTTTATATGACCGCAAACATCAGAATGCACTGATtccaaaatatttctttttctttgagaaaATTGTATGAAAAATAACTCTATGTTGTTTACCAACCAAATAATGATTTTGTTTAGTTCATGAGATAGTATCATGGTGGTTTTCCTTGGTTTGGAATTCACATCTCCAACCTAGGCAAGCTGTTTTTGGTTGGAGATTGATGAAAGGAAAATTACCTATGGACGATAATGTTAAAAAGAGAGGGGTGGCTTTGGTGTCGCAGTGTGATCTCTGTGGTCAAGCTAAGGAGTCCAGAATTCATTCCTTCTTTGAATGTTCCTATGTGACCTCTCTATGGCAGAAATTTTTGGATGTTTTGGGATTAATTGGCCTATTTTTGAAGATGTAGACAAATGGACTGCTTGGTGGAAGGCTCATGCAAAGACGGTTTCATTCAAGGGCGTGTGGATGAAGGGGTTTGCTCTGGTTCCTTATTttgtttggatggagagaaatggtGGAAGATACGATGGAGTGTATAATTCAGTGGAGCGCTGTTTTGTTTTGCTGAGAAATGAAATAAGTGCTCAATATTTAATTCATACAGGTTCTGCCATTTCCATTTCGGATTTTCAGTGTGCTAGAAGACTTGGTTTTTCAGGGGTGAGGAGTATACCTCGGGAAATCTTTCACATTTTCTAGTGTCCTCCCCAGGTGGGCTGGATTAAACTCAATACGGATGACTGTTCAATTGGAAATCTAGGGAAGTCGGGAGCAGGGGATGTGATTAGGAATGATAAGGCTGAGGTGATCGCAAATTTTAGAAGCTTCTTAGGTGTTCGTACAAACTTTAAGGACGAATTCGTGGCGCTTATGATTGGGATTGAGACTGCAATTCAGCTGAATGTGCAGTGGATCTGGATATAGTGTGACTCAGTTGTAATTGTAACCCTCTTTCTGAAAAGAAAGTCCCCTTGGATAGCTCGTCAGAGATGGTAGAATTGCTAGCCTTTTTTGGAAAAGATGAAGtgaaaaattttccattatTATCGTGAAGCAAACTCAatagtagattttttttctaaatcagCTGCTCAGTTGGAAGTATCTATGCCGATTAAGGTGTGGCTGGCTCTGATTAAAATGGATCTCGATATGGATGCATCTGGGCTTTCAAGATCTAGATTTTGCTAGTTTGAttatttgtcttagattttGTGGTTGATAACTGCGTTTGCCCTattctgctaatggcaatgccgtaggtggaACTTGTGCAATCCCTTCTTGACCAAGTGAGAGGTGTGGGTGATTCTTCCCTCCCTCTTTTGCTGtacatttcttattttttcttttttatttaatatacatgaatttctagcaaaaaaagagATAGTATCACGGTTAAGAAAAAGATGGTAACTCAAAGTAGAAACACTAGACATACTATCACATTCATACCCACATACATGTAGTGTAGGAGGTCTCTCTACTTACATATGTTTTGAAACATTTACTCAACTACATATATGATATCAACTTTTAAAACCTTAATGACAAATCAAATAGTTAAGATTGTCTAGGTCAATGAGGGTACAAAAAGGGTGTACGCAATGCATGAGGTTTCCACCACTATGAGGCATGGGGAGGGTCAATGAGGGTCTGATGCTAATCTGGTGGATCTcctcccctgctgatggccatgccgaaggtggatgaATGATTTTAGAAATTTTCCCATCACTCTGTTTTTTGTATCCAGTTTTCTTTGGACTCCAACTTGTAtactctttttcctttttttcttcgttTTTCAATACAAATGACCCTTTagcgaaagaaaaaaaaaaaaaaagtgattgacCGTTCATACTATCTTTTGTTTATCATAATTGAAAAAAGATTAAACACATTGCCAATGAACCATAAACTAATGCCCTCTTTGTCTACTTCTCTCTCCAGTCCCCTCTTTGAAATGACCTTTTGCCCCTCCCAAATAATACTCTATCCCTAGTCCCCACTTATGTTATTGGTTGGCTTCTTACACAGATATGGTGTGCCTATCCCTTTCCCATTATAGATGGTTTGACCCAGTTCATGAAAGTAATAGGTTGTTGTCACTTAGTCGTCACTTTCCTATGCTAAGTGACGGCAACCTATTCCGTATATGAAGTAGTCCAACCATACAATTAAACCCACTAAGTTTCATGTGTTTTCCCCAAATTATTTAAAGAGTTTCCTATTGTAATATATTTAAtcatataaaaataacaaaattaaaTATAGACGGAATTTTGGATGAAACCGTACATAAACTTGGTAAGCCGTAAGGGGCCTCATCTTCAATTAAAAGATTATATAATaagtcaagaaaaagaaagaaagaaacatagAATGAACCGATGAAATGAATACCAAATTTCAACTACATTGGACGTTCCCATTACCTCCTTTTAAACTCATCCTGTTGGTGAAAGATGGgaccatagagagagagagagagagagagagaggtcacgATTGAAATTTTCTTGCAAGGAACGTGAGAGAGTGAGCTCCTGTGTTCTGACTTCTGACTGGAACTTTGGTCAACGATCTCATTACTAATGCTTAGTATATATGAAACCAGCCCAGTGGATTCCCAAAACGGAAGGCTGGTTTAACAAAACTTGCTCCTGTTTCCTCCCCCACCACAACTTGCTGTTTTCTATAAATATACTCTCCTTCCTTCTCAATTCTCATATGTTCCTTCTACTTCTTCTACTACTACTACCACTACTACTCTCACAAGTCACAATactttctcctcctccatgaccCTCTCTTCAACACCCAAGGTAAACCTGTCCAAATATTGATTGGTTCTTCTATATATAGATCATAACTAAATTAAAGTATATGTTATATTTCACAGGTGGAAGATATTCAGTCATCAGCTTCAATGGGTGGTTTGATAGTGGCTGAGaacaagagagaagaagatgatccctCATCGGAGAGCCAATACCAGAAAGGAGTGAAACATCTGTGTGAGAATGGCATTTCAATAGTCCCCAACAAGTTTGTATTGCCTGTGCCGGAGAGACCCATTATCCTGCGACAACAGAATACCACCGCCGCCTCTGCCACGGCCGATGGTAGCTATATTCAGTTGCCCATCATCGATTTTGCTCAGTTGCAAGGCCCTGAGAGACCACTagttcttaaaaccctagcaaAAGCATGTGAAGAATATGGGATTTTCCAAGTGACGAACCATGGCATTCCCATCAATGTTGTGAGTAGTATGATTGATGTGAGCAAACAGTTCTTTGAGCTTCCTTATGATGAGAGGGCCAATTATATGACATCAGATTTGAGTGCACCAGTTCGATATGGAACCAGCTTTAACCAGGCTAAAGATGGAGTTTTTTGTTGGAGAGATTTCTTAAAGCTTGTCTGCAGCAATCCCCTTTCAGATATCCTTCCCTTTTGGCCTTCCTCACCTGAGGACTTGAGGTGACaaccctttccttttttttttcttttctaaacgACATTTCTATTAGTCTATTTACAAATTGAAAATGACACCTTCTTTTAAATGCCATTAGCCTCATTCCCATAAGATTTATAGGATAGGGTACAAAATagttttcaaaataaattgaaagtgACATTATAATAGCATTATCTAAAGTTATCATTGTCATGAAATGTATACATATAAATGAAACTATTACCTTCATTGAAAAAATTGTCATctaaattaatagaaaaataagattgcaaAAATTTTGACACCTTAATAGATGTCAATAAGATAAACCCTTTTAAGAAAAGGTGGAGATGGGTAGGATTTCTCTTCTATTAGAATGGACATTTATTTGGTCCTTCAAGGGGTTAGTATGtctagtaattttttttgtttgactaAACATCTAGTAAAGTATAATGCTCTACTATTTGCTACTTAACAACACATGAGTTAATCCATATGATAGAGGACCCTACATACATCTCAATGACCAAATTTTAGTTTAAAGTAACGAAAGAAAGTTGCTCAAATTATGATTCAATGTTTTAGTAATATTATCAAAATGCCATCAGATGTAAAATACAAATGGCATCTTTTGTAATTATAGCTACTTCTTTACTCATTTTAAACTAAAATTATACCAATAAGATGCTTACCAAGTTCTCTATTGTgtgaatcatatatatatatatatatatatattgctaaCAACGAATATCAGGGCCTTCGGCCTGATTAATCCCAcgagcccatactgaccccacaaccgcatggaccgggtcataccgaggttgaacgagaactattcaactttcactgaaagtagtgaagagcactaaacactctCATGTGAAGACttaaggtgtgcctagtgggtgTCGAACATAGGACATCCGAGTTTATGgttcgtaccaagttcattgctcaccaactgtgctatcCCCTTGGGTTTATCGTGCGAACCATATGAAAAATAGTTAAGCGTAATGAACATGCTtgctttctctccctctcagtACCCTCTGTAAAGTCTAAGAGACAGGCACTGTTTGTTCTTTCTTGTTCTTATCTAAAAAGATATGTCACATAAGCACTTGGACAAGGTTTTGTGTCACAATTGTGAGGTTATGTTTCACCTACTAAATTTTATAGGGACCGGTTCTCTTGCTTCGCTATCATTAAATCAAACCTAATCATAcaactttttttcttaattggtTAATTTAAACAGGAAATCCGTGTTTAATTATTCTACACAAACCAAATCCTTGTTTGATCTGCTGATGAAGGCCATCCTAGAGAGCCTAGGATTGGTGGAAAGCAAAAAGGATGAAAGTGAGGATCATGTCTTACAGCAATTCCAAGATGGAAGCCAGCTAATGTTTATCAACTACTACCCATCCTGCCCTGAACCTGAGCTTACTCTAGGCATGCCTCCTCATTCTGATTATGGCTCCCTCACCCTTCTTCTTCAAGATGAGGTTGAAGGTCTCCAGATACAACACCAAGAAGAATGGTTCACTGTCAAACCACTTCCCAACTCTTTCGTAGTAAACCTCGGTGACCATCTTGAGGTACGTTAGttaaattttggattttatCCTCACATGGTCTAATGTTCATGAATGGTGAGATTCCATGTGGGAAAGGTAACTCCTATCTTGACATTGGGAACTGATTCAGACTCGATTGGTTCATTTCATCAGACCACTTGGGTTATAGAAATTTATTATGTGGTATTTAATACTTTTTTTGCAGATATTCAGCAATGGAAGATATAAGAGTGTGTTACATAGGGTGCTTGTGAACTCTATGAGGTCTCGCATATCAGTGGCTTCTTTGCACAGCTTGCCCTTTGAGACTGTGGTCCGACCAGCGGCCAAATTGATCAATGAATCTAATCCAAGACGTTATAAAGATACAGACTTTGCTTCTTTTCTTAAATACTTGTCATCTTGTgatacaaagaagaagaattttctTGAGTCTAGGAAGTTTAATTCAATTGAGAGAAATTAAATTTAAGCTTAATCCAGATAGGTTGACTTTTGTAGCATCAGGTAAGAAGCAATGATTTGTAAGGAGTGCAAGAAATATCATGTATAGTAGTTCTTACATGAAATAAAAGGAATATAATGATAAACTTTATAGCTCATGCCTCATCTTTTGTTCAGTT
Above is a window of Macadamia integrifolia cultivar HAES 741 unplaced genomic scaffold, SCU_Mint_v3 scaffold1597, whole genome shotgun sequence DNA encoding:
- the LOC122064273 gene encoding probable 2-oxoglutarate-dependent dioxygenase SLC1; translation: MTLSSTPKVEDIQSSASMGGLIVAENKREEDDPSSESQYQKGVKHLCENGISIVPNKFVLPVPERPIILRQQNTTAASATADGSYIQLPIIDFAQLQGPERPLVLKTLAKACEEYGIFQVTNHGIPINVVSSMIDVSKQFFELPYDERANYMTSDLSAPVRYGTSFNQAKDGVFCWRDFLKLVCSNPLSDILPFWPSSPEDLRKSVFNYSTQTKSLFDLLMKAILESLGLVESKKDESEDHVLQQFQDGSQLMFINYYPSCPEPELTLGMPPHSDYGSLTLLLQDEVEGLQIQHQEEWFTVKPLPNSFVVNLGDHLEIFSNGRYKSVLHRVLVNSMRSRISVASLHSLPFETVVRPAAKLINESNPRRYKDTDFASFLKYLSSCDTKKKNFLESRKFNSIERN